In Calothrix sp. PCC 7507, one DNA window encodes the following:
- a CDS encoding GTPase, giving the protein MIQSQKFSAALVAEKFKNASVKFDKILAQVKHPEITAIRKKFRDEVKEYSENGIISVAFVGQYNAGKSTTISALTGRRDIKIDSDIATDVIASYDWNGIKLIDTPGLFTDREDHDEITYEAINKADLLVFSLTYMLFDAITVENFKKLAYEKGYRWKMVLLINKMSDEAGEEAQKIANYRQSLAEALKPDSLDEFPVCFIDAKDYCEGVDQKEDFLIEISRFQTFIDALNNFVERRGALARFDTPVRIVLASVDEAQLSFTRNSNQDTTFLEVLTQLSRAVRKERESLRTKIYSIALEMSSFIAKEGITLAAAVGTEQDFNALNKQSEINIQQHYEKAETKLQYVVNTAVEDIREKVAEVLNGNLVQTFITCLSRDLNVSAKNVDSGGKTNLILGQVNWLRTIGETAGVQLKDLATRGFLNSTGVFNNTGLLRSWDVMGSGLHQTILAVGKSVGFKFKPWQAVGIAKNIGNAAIFLGPALSLLAVATDAYSMHQEKQREQKMADIRRDITSQFQSIAKDLENQIHLQLWEFEQQVYGEIDKQIAAARQQEESAIASSNAGVKQLAEIRQDFELILSYITKATENLII; this is encoded by the coding sequence ATGATTCAATCACAAAAGTTTAGTGCTGCTCTCGTAGCTGAGAAATTTAAAAATGCTTCTGTAAAGTTCGATAAAATATTAGCCCAAGTTAAGCATCCTGAAATTACGGCTATTCGGAAAAAATTTCGTGATGAAGTCAAAGAATATAGCGAAAATGGAATTATTTCTGTAGCTTTTGTTGGTCAATATAATGCAGGTAAATCCACAACTATTTCTGCACTTACAGGACGACGAGATATTAAAATAGATTCGGATATTGCAACTGATGTAATTGCTAGCTATGACTGGAACGGTATCAAGCTGATAGATACGCCAGGTCTATTTACAGACCGTGAAGACCATGATGAGATTACCTATGAGGCAATTAATAAAGCCGACTTGCTAGTATTTAGCCTCACTTATATGCTTTTTGATGCAATTACAGTAGAGAATTTCAAGAAGCTAGCTTATGAAAAAGGTTATCGCTGGAAAATGGTACTGCTGATCAATAAAATGTCTGATGAAGCAGGAGAAGAAGCCCAAAAAATTGCTAATTATCGCCAGAGTTTAGCTGAAGCACTTAAACCTGACAGTCTTGATGAATTTCCAGTTTGTTTTATCGATGCTAAAGATTATTGTGAAGGTGTAGATCAAAAAGAGGATTTTCTCATTGAAATCAGTAGATTTCAAACTTTTATTGATGCTTTAAACAATTTTGTCGAACGTCGCGGCGCACTTGCGCGATTTGATACGCCAGTAAGAATTGTTTTAGCCTCTGTTGATGAAGCTCAATTAAGCTTTACACGCAACTCTAACCAAGATACGACATTTTTGGAAGTATTGACACAGTTATCTAGAGCAGTGCGAAAAGAAAGAGAAAGTCTGCGAACTAAAATTTATAGTATAGCTTTAGAAATGTCATCTTTCATTGCTAAGGAAGGTATCACCCTTGCTGCTGCGGTAGGGACTGAACAAGATTTCAATGCTTTAAACAAACAGTCAGAGATCAATATACAACAACATTATGAAAAAGCAGAAACAAAATTGCAATATGTTGTGAATACAGCCGTTGAAGATATTCGAGAAAAAGTTGCAGAAGTATTAAATGGAAACTTAGTGCAAACTTTTATAACTTGCTTAAGTAGAGATTTAAATGTATCGGCTAAAAATGTAGATTCTGGTGGTAAAACTAACTTGATTTTAGGTCAAGTAAATTGGCTAAGAACTATTGGAGAAACAGCAGGAGTGCAATTGAAAGATTTGGCTACTAGAGGTTTTTTGAATTCAACTGGGGTTTTCAATAATACTGGACTTCTGCGCTCTTGGGATGTTATGGGAAGCGGTTTACATCAAACTATTTTGGCGGTGGGTAAATCTGTTGGCTTTAAATTTAAACCTTGGCAAGCTGTTGGTATAGCTAAAAATATAGGTAATGCAGCAATTTTTCTAGGACCAGCTTTATCCTTGCTTGCAGTAGCAACAGATGCATATTCAATGCATCAAGAAAAGCAGCGAGAACAAAAAATGGCAGATATTCGCCGCGATATTACCAGCCAGTTTCAATCAATAGCTAAAGATTTAGAAAATCAAATTCATTTACAATTATGGGAATTTGAACAACAAGTATACGGCGAGATTGACAAGCAAATTGCAGCCGCACGTCAACAAGAAGAAAGTGCGATCGCATCTTCTAATGCTGGAGTCAAACAACTCGCCGAAATTCGTCAAGATTTTGAGTTGATTCTCAGCTACATTACCAAAGCAACTGAGAATCTAATAATTTAA
- a CDS encoding NAD(P)/FAD-dependent oxidoreductase gives MKEILYLEVPTPDTAAVCSWLHTDFDPENGEKLLTPEGFRLRISAETTTSDAAISELAVFVWSVQRTTYLKVFRWTEQSFPQEQQILQRLTTQIRSRFPHHYPEPPAIDLSQQSIFAALEPYYPLTVKYFQKMPNGEYDLQRAYWWEQRWREGVRSPQQPRQVVFSGKRDWGKENLNPQYDLIYIGGALGAIHAAVMAKLGYKVLLVERLPFGRMNREWNISRDELQSLVNLGLVTPAELETVIAREYKDGFNKFFDGNNPPKLRSPILHTPTVLNIALDSEKWLQLCGQKLRAAGGEIWDETEFMRADIDKTQIVVKVKHLPTQVEKQISGRLLIDAMGTASPIAWQLNGGRAFDSVCPTVGAAIESGFPAGVWDSQYGDVLYSHGDISRGRQLIWELFPGAGEELTIYLFHYHEVNAENPGSLLEMYEDFFAILPEYRRCDLDQLVWKKPTFGYIPGHFSVGSSDRTIAFDRLIAIGDAASLQSPLVFTGFGSLVRNLERLTKLLDTALKHNLLSFRHLNQIRAYQSNVSVTWLFSKGMMVPTGKFIPPQRINAMLNTFFGLLADEPPEVADNFIKDRCDWLTFNRLALKAARKNPALILWIWQLAGAKDLFRWLGNYFNFSLYALVSAILGGWFPRFLRWIGPKLEPHYPALWLRLLVISYALSTGKPRSKNQSAKVNPEAMMQKSEARIVN, from the coding sequence ATGAAAGAAATACTTTATTTAGAAGTTCCAACTCCAGATACAGCAGCTGTATGCAGTTGGCTACATACAGATTTTGATCCAGAAAATGGAGAAAAATTGCTTACCCCAGAAGGCTTTCGCTTGCGAATATCTGCTGAGACTACAACATCCGATGCAGCTATTTCGGAACTTGCTGTTTTTGTTTGGTCAGTGCAGCGAACCACCTATTTAAAGGTGTTTCGTTGGACAGAACAATCTTTTCCCCAAGAGCAGCAAATCCTACAACGCCTGACTACTCAAATCAGAAGCCGCTTTCCCCATCACTACCCAGAACCGCCAGCAATTGATTTATCTCAGCAATCAATATTTGCCGCCCTAGAACCTTATTACCCTCTCACCGTCAAGTATTTTCAGAAAATGCCCAACGGCGAATATGACTTGCAACGTGCTTATTGGTGGGAGCAACGATGGCGGGAAGGAGTACGTAGTCCCCAGCAGCCGCGTCAGGTGGTATTTTCTGGTAAAAGGGACTGGGGAAAAGAAAATCTCAATCCCCAATACGACCTGATTTATATCGGCGGCGCATTAGGTGCAATTCATGCAGCTGTGATGGCGAAGTTGGGATATAAAGTGCTATTGGTGGAACGTTTGCCCTTTGGACGGATGAACCGGGAATGGAATATTTCCCGCGATGAGTTGCAAAGTTTAGTCAATCTGGGTTTGGTGACACCCGCAGAACTAGAAACCGTGATTGCGCGGGAGTACAAAGACGGATTTAATAAGTTTTTTGATGGCAATAATCCCCCAAAATTGCGATCGCCTATTTTACACACCCCCACAGTGCTAAATATCGCCTTAGACTCGGAGAAATGGCTGCAACTTTGCGGGCAAAAGCTCCGTGCCGCAGGTGGTGAAATCTGGGACGAGACGGAGTTTATGCGGGCTGATATAGATAAAACACAAATTGTTGTTAAAGTCAAGCATTTACCCACTCAAGTTGAGAAACAAATCAGTGGGCGACTACTCATAGATGCAATGGGAACAGCCTCCCCAATTGCTTGGCAATTAAATGGTGGTAGGGCATTTGATAGTGTCTGTCCCACAGTGGGAGCAGCTATTGAGAGCGGATTTCCAGCAGGAGTATGGGATTCTCAATATGGGGACGTACTTTATAGTCATGGTGATATTTCCCGGGGTAGACAACTAATCTGGGAATTATTCCCCGGTGCGGGAGAAGAACTGACGATTTATTTATTTCATTACCACGAAGTCAATGCTGAAAATCCTGGTTCCTTGCTGGAGATGTACGAAGACTTTTTCGCGATTTTGCCAGAGTATCGCCGCTGCGATCTAGACCAACTAGTGTGGAAAAAGCCGACATTCGGGTATATTCCAGGACATTTTAGTGTGGGAAGTAGCGATCGCACAATTGCCTTTGATAGATTAATTGCGATCGGTGATGCAGCATCACTCCAGTCTCCCCTCGTCTTTACTGGTTTTGGCTCTCTAGTGCGTAACTTAGAGCGCCTAACAAAACTTTTGGATACTGCCCTCAAACATAACCTACTGAGTTTCCGACACTTAAATCAAATTCGTGCCTACCAAAGTAACGTCTCAGTCACTTGGCTATTTTCCAAAGGTATGATGGTGCCAACAGGGAAATTTATCCCACCCCAGCGGATTAACGCCATGTTGAATACCTTCTTTGGGTTGTTGGCAGATGAACCCCCAGAGGTGGCAGATAATTTCATTAAAGATAGATGCGATTGGTTAACCTTTAACCGCCTAGCACTAAAAGCGGCTCGCAAAAATCCCGCCTTAATCTTGTGGATTTGGCAACTGGCAGGAGCTAAGGATTTATTCAGATGGCTGGGTAATTATTTTAACTTCAGTCTTTATGCCCTAGTTAGTGCAATCCTTGGTGGATGGTTCCCGCGCTTCCTGCGCTGGATAGGTCCCAAGCTAGAACCGCACTATCCAGCACTGTGGTTGCGATTATTGGTAATTAGCTACGCTCTTAGCACTGGCAAACCGCGATCGAAAAATCAGTCAGCCAAAGTCAACCCAGAAGCGATGATGCAAAAGTCGGAAGCCAGAATTGTCAATTAG
- a CDS encoding GTPase, which yields MSLLTYQQINYQFLLLTHMVCADEQIHSEEAKALKELAQQAKMGTHTIEEMEKILSQDENFISVEEVARQLPAGEQSEAMRQIIAIAYIDGYFSPLEREMVNQVAEIWNWSDAEIEKLLKQAQNSGEVKRSINNQDNSELSASSRILQGLDSVLSRALVDNLAKVAPGNIGRKVEQLRQEILLAGPEYDDVIKRCAVIASEDYKYAEKSLKNAYDALKSLAKNIAIATEAIHNKTGTKGQANTAKEVAKQLESTRNMLTAETLKELEGVRESLRAKQRALNHFSIAFMGKTKAGKSTLHAIITGGGWEAIGVGKQRTTRFNRVYEWKNIRIIDTPGIGAPGGKSDEEIAASVIEESDVICYVVTNDSIQETEFKFLELLKEKAKPLIVLLNIKNNLRDNRRLEHFLKDPHKLFVMDTSSGLGGHIERIRRYAKQHYANDYFEIIPLMLLAAQMSREPEHKEHRDKLFKASRIQDFLNSIRVSLVEHGVIRRSQTLLSSTVGAIDKPNKWVTEQLQIYQQLTEVLKSKREKIIKDIQKAKKDNRETLLQKMEAIFQDVFNSIPDFAEEHWEANEIGLKLGWERKLKNIRFEARLKNIFEEYGKQFNQDVQEILEEVGHEIQLMANLNNGSFKFIQQDSNNFRDFLKIGGGILGLVAVILPFFGLPFAIPVGIAAAIVGAASNWMKSKDQKRREAVQKISSSLSSQVQEYKYTTLEKAKEEFGKYSEAVTLNINNYFDELIQGLELISEQLSTVKSKLDSSANYLNRAYAKRIIDWCMDKYEPLNDEVIFKTIGKVQRDFGINIIITTKCDFKIHKSQEILKKVLQEDIVIQSNKSSFSDTKNSLIDDLPDHRL from the coding sequence ATGTCGCTGCTAACCTATCAGCAAATTAACTACCAATTTCTACTCCTCACTCATATGGTGTGTGCTGATGAGCAAATTCACAGTGAAGAAGCAAAAGCACTGAAAGAATTAGCACAGCAAGCCAAAATGGGAACACACACCATTGAGGAAATGGAAAAAATACTGAGTCAAGATGAAAATTTCATCTCTGTTGAAGAGGTAGCGCGTCAACTTCCGGCTGGCGAACAAAGTGAAGCAATGCGTCAGATAATAGCTATTGCCTATATTGACGGTTATTTTTCACCATTAGAACGGGAGATGGTGAACCAGGTAGCAGAAATCTGGAACTGGTCAGATGCAGAAATTGAAAAATTACTCAAACAAGCACAAAACTCTGGTGAAGTTAAACGTTCTATTAATAATCAAGACAATTCTGAATTATCTGCTAGTTCGCGTATTTTGCAAGGGTTAGATTCAGTTCTTTCCCGTGCTTTGGTAGATAATTTAGCGAAAGTTGCTCCTGGAAATATTGGGCGAAAAGTTGAGCAACTACGGCAAGAAATATTACTGGCTGGACCTGAATATGACGATGTAATTAAGCGATGTGCGGTTATTGCCAGTGAAGATTATAAATATGCTGAGAAATCACTTAAAAATGCTTATGATGCTCTTAAGAGTTTAGCAAAAAATATTGCAATAGCTACTGAAGCAATACATAACAAGACAGGTACTAAGGGACAAGCTAATACAGCTAAAGAAGTAGCAAAGCAGCTTGAAAGTACTAGAAATATGCTGACTGCTGAAACACTAAAAGAGCTTGAAGGAGTAAGGGAATCGCTGCGTGCAAAACAACGCGCTCTAAATCACTTTAGTATAGCCTTTATGGGTAAAACTAAGGCTGGTAAAAGCACTCTCCACGCAATTATTACAGGTGGTGGTTGGGAGGCGATTGGTGTAGGGAAGCAGCGCACCACACGTTTTAATCGCGTTTATGAGTGGAAAAATATTCGGATTATCGATACTCCTGGTATTGGTGCGCCTGGTGGTAAAAGTGATGAAGAAATTGCCGCAAGTGTTATTGAAGAATCTGATGTTATTTGCTATGTAGTCACAAATGACAGCATTCAAGAAACTGAATTTAAATTTTTAGAACTTTTAAAAGAAAAAGCCAAACCTCTGATTGTATTACTTAATATCAAGAATAACTTACGTGATAATCGCAGGTTAGAGCATTTTTTAAAAGACCCACATAAACTGTTTGTTATGGATACTAGCAGCGGTTTGGGTGGACACATTGAGCGCATCCGCCGTTATGCGAAACAGCATTATGCTAATGATTACTTTGAGATTATTCCTTTGATGCTCTTGGCTGCACAAATGTCACGAGAGCCAGAGCATAAAGAGCATAGAGATAAGCTGTTTAAAGCCAGCCGTATACAGGACTTTCTTAACTCAATTCGAGTGTCGTTAGTTGAGCATGGAGTGATTAGGCGATCGCAAACTTTACTTAGTTCTACAGTTGGTGCAATTGACAAACCAAATAAATGGGTGACTGAACAGTTACAAATTTATCAACAACTGACGGAAGTGCTAAAAAGTAAGCGTGAAAAAATCATAAAAGATATCCAAAAAGCAAAAAAAGATAATCGTGAAACTTTACTGCAAAAAATGGAAGCAATTTTTCAAGATGTGTTTAACAGTATTCCAGACTTTGCAGAAGAGCATTGGGAGGCTAACGAAATAGGGTTGAAATTAGGATGGGAGAGAAAACTAAAGAATATTAGATTTGAAGCAAGATTAAAGAATATTTTTGAGGAATATGGTAAACAGTTTAATCAAGATGTCCAGGAAATACTAGAAGAGGTTGGTCATGAAATACAATTAATGGCTAATTTGAATAATGGTTCTTTTAAATTTATTCAACAAGATTCTAATAATTTTAGAGATTTCCTAAAAATTGGCGGTGGAATTTTAGGACTAGTAGCAGTTATTTTACCTTTTTTTGGTTTGCCTTTTGCCATTCCTGTAGGTATTGCTGCTGCTATTGTTGGTGCAGCAAGCAATTGGATGAAATCAAAAGACCAAAAGCGTCGAGAAGCTGTACAAAAAATATCGAGTTCATTGTCAAGTCAGGTTCAGGAGTATAAATACACAACTCTTGAGAAAGCCAAAGAAGAATTTGGTAAGTATTCTGAAGCTGTGACACTTAATATCAATAACTACTTTGATGAATTGATTCAAGGTTTAGAGTTGATCAGTGAGCAACTTTCAACAGTTAAGAGTAAATTGGATAGCTCGGCTAATTATCTTAATCGTGCTTATGCTAAACGTATCATTGATTGGTGTATGGACAAATATGAACCCTTGAATGATGAAGTTATTTTCAAAACTATTGGTAAAGTACAGCGGGATTTTGGCATAAATATAATAATTACAACTAAATGTGATTTCAAAATACATAAATCCCAAGAAATTCTAAAAAAAGTATTGCAGGAAGATATTGTAATACAAAGCAACAAATCTTCATTTAGTGATACTAAAAATTCATTAATTGATGATCTGCCCGATCATCGTCTCTAG